The following nucleotide sequence is from Streptomyces sp. NBC_00239.
GCGCTGGCAGTAGAACACCCCGCCGCGGCTGTCCGTCAGCACGAGCAGCGCGACGCACACCATCAGCGGTGCGAACAGCATCAGCAGGAGCGCCGCGCCCATCCGGTCCGCGACCTCTTTGACCGCCCGGGGACCTCCGGTGAAGGTCGGCATGCTGACCCGCAGCAGCGGTATCCCGAGCACCGCGTCGACGTGCAGCCGCGGGCCGGCCACCTCCATCAGCACGGGGGCCACGACCATGTCGGCATCGCTGCCTTCGAGGTTCCACGCCAGTCGTTGCAGCCGGTCCGGCGACCAGTGCGGGTCGGGTGTGACCGCGACGACACGGTAGCCGTCGCGGCGGACGTGGTTGGCGACCGCCGCCAGCGGTCCGACGACCGGCACTCCGTCGACGTGGTCACCGTCGGCCCCGAGGCCGTCCGGCGTGCAGACCGCCTCCACCCGCCAGCCGAGGTGCGGGAACTTGCGGGTCCGGGTGATGAGGTCGCGCACGGTGGCCAGGCTCCCGGCGGCGAGCACCGGGCGCAGGCACCGTCCGTCCTTCCGCTGCCTGTGCAGCCACAGGCGCAGCAGGTACCGCTCGGTCATGGTGACGAGCGTGATGGCCGGGATCGCGACGAAGATCCACAGCTTGATGTTGCGCGAGGTGAGGGCTATCCCGCCGAGCGCCAGCACGACGGCCGCCGTGAACAGCGAGCGTCCCAGCCGGCGGAATTCCTCGGCGCCCTGGCCGAGCACCGCCGGAGCCCACGCGCGGCCCACCGCGAGCGCCCCCAGCACCAGCAGTTCGGTGCCGAATGCGAGAATTCCCCACTTCTCGTGCCAGTTGGCCGCGTCCCTGGCCCCGAAGAAGACTCCGATCGCCGCCACCACGACGGCGGTTGCCACGGCATCAGCGGTGACGACGGTCCGGCGATACCGCTGTTCCCAGTCCATCGCGGGCCGGTCGACTTTCCCGTTTGCCGGCCGCCCGCGCGCCGCCGGAAACGGGTTGACTAATTCCCTCTGCTGCACAGGACCCCCCCAGGTCACCAGTGGTTCGGAGTGTTCTCTCCACACTGTGTTTCTCATTCGGGAGGCCCCCACCTCACGAATGGCATACCGGCTATTGCGGCGTTACTTGAACACTCACCCAGGCGGCAGCGGACCCGGATGTTCTATCAGACTCTTCAGTGCGCGGGAACCCGTCGAAATATCGGAGTGCTCCCCGCGCCCCCCTCTCGGGCACCAGGAATTGATCACTTATCCGGCCGGCGCCGAGAATGCGACTTGCGGCTGTCCGTAGCGCCAAACCTGTAGATCGCTCATTGTCGCCTTGTGGCCGAGCAGCTGAAGCACGGGTCAATCTAGACCATCGGGGCTCATCCGGAGAGGTGATGTGTGGAATCTGCGCTCAAGCTGCGAAGGCGGACCACCGGCGGGTCCCCGCCCGCCGGTGTGCCGGCAGCGGAGACGTGCCCGGTGACCTGTGGCGACGTGAATTCTCCGGCAGTGTTCCCGCCGGTCGCCGGCGGGTCCGCACGCGTGGGGTGTGGGGGTGCACCGGGGGCGCAACGGGGCGCACTGGTCGATTCGACGGCGGCCGCGAGACCGTCGAGTGCGCGTCGGATGCCTCGATGCCTGCCCGCAGGATGGAGATCCTTTCCCCCGCGTTGGCCGGAATTCCATTCTCCGGCCGGCCGGTGGGGATCGCCGCGCGGCAGCGACGGAATGAGAATCCGAACCATGCGTCGACCCTTCGCGCACGCGTAGAGCAATCGTCGTCCAATTGCCCGGAGCCGTAGTGCGGGCGCGGTTCCGGAAAGCATTCCAGTTGCCGTTTGCGATCGCCGCCGCAGCTGCGCGGATCCGTTACGCACCGCCCGGCCGGGGACGGCCCGGGGCCTGTGGGTAGGGTGAGCGCGCTCCGGAGGGCCGGGGTCCGATCACTTATGGGGTAGGGAATGGCGAAGCACCGTTTGTCCAGAAAAGGCCGCTACATCGCCCTGGCGACGACAAGCGTCGTCGTCGTGGCCGGCGCCGGGATCGCGGCGCAGACCTCGGTGGCGGCCACGGCGTGGCCCGCGCAGAGGACCTACACGGGCCGGGCGTTCGACGCCTGCACCGCCCCCTCGCTCACCGCGATGACGGCGTGGAAGAGGGACGCCTACTACGGCGGCGTCGCCGTCTACATCGGCGGCAGGAACCGCGGCTGCGCCCAGCCCAATCTGACCAAGCCCTGGGTGAAGTCCGTCGACGCGCTCGGCTGGCGGGTCATCCCGCTGTACGTGGGCGCCCAACCGCCCTGTCAGCAGAGCGGGAGCAAGGAGCGGTTCACCACGGCCAACGCGGCCTCGGTCGGCGTGAGCAACGCCAACGACGCGCTCTCCAAGGCCGCGGCGCTCGGCATCGTCCCCGGCAGCCCGGTCTACCTCAACATGGAGGCCTACGACATCTCCGACAAGGCCTGCAACGACGCCACGTTGACGTACGTGCGGGCCTTCAGCCGGACCCTGCGCGCCAAGACCTACCGCGCCGGCCTCTACGGCTTCAGCAGCTCCAGCGCCAAGGCGATCGCCACCGCCAAGGACCGCACGGACCTGCCGGGCAACCTCTGGTACGCCCTCTGGAACGGCCGGGAGACCACCACCGGCGACTGGCCATGGGACCCCAAGCTGTACACCGGACACAGCCGCGGCCACCAGTACAAGGCCAACAGCAAGGAGACCCGCGGGGGTCACACCATCAACGTCGACCGCAACGCCTGGGACGCCCCGGTCGCCATCATCGGCTGACCGGCGGGCGTCCGCGACCACGCCACCGACCGTACCGAACACGGCGGATGGTCACTCACGCGGAACCATTGGCCCCCGTTCGCACTCTCTGCTGGGGCAGGCAGAGTACGACGAACGGGGGACGCCATGAACAGGCGCACATTGCTCGCAGCGGGAACCGGCTTCGCGGCGGCCGCCGCCTGGACGGTCGGGAACGGGCAGGTCAACGCCGCGCCCGGGCACGGCTCCACCGCCAACGCCGGCCGCCGGGCGGGGACCCGGGGGACCGCGTCCGCCGCGGCCGGCCGCGCGGGCGCGCCCACCGCCGCCGACTGGACCGCGCTCGGCAGAGGACTCCAGGGCCGTCTCATACGGCCCGGCGACGCCGACTACGCCACCGCCCGCCAGCTGTACAACACCCGCTTCGACGGCCTGCGTCCCGCCTCCGTCGCCTACACGGCCAACACCACCGACGTCGCCGAGTGCCTGGCCTTCGCGCGCCGCCACGGCACGCCCGTCGCCATCCGCAACGGCGGACACTCGTACGCCGGTTGGTCCAGCGGCAACGGACGCCTGGTCATCGACGTCTCCGCGCTGAAGTCCATACGCACCGACTCCGGCAGCGCCGTCATCGGCGCCGGCGCCAAGCTCATCGACGTCTACACACAGCTCGGCGCGCACGGCGTCACCGTCCCCGGCGGCTCCTGCCCCACGGTCGGCATATCCGGCCTCACCCTCGGCGGCGGCCACGGCGTGGTCTCCCGCGCCTACGGCCTCACCTCCGACAGCCTCACCGGCGCCCGCATCGTCACCGCCGACGGCAGGACCCTCGACGTGTCCAAGGACCGGGAGGCCGACCTGTTCTGGGCGCTGCGCGGCGCCGGCAACGGCAACTTCGGCGTCGTCACCGAACTGCGGTTCCGCACCCACAAGGCCGCCGACGGCGTCACCGCCTACATGACCTGGCCCTGGTCGAAGGCCGCCGCCGTGCTCCGCTCCTGGCAGGAATGGGGCCCGCGCCAGCCCGACGAGATCTGGTCGGCGCTGCACCTGTCCGCCGCCCCCGGCCGCACCCCCACCATCTCCGTGGCCTGCTTCTCGCTCGGCACGTACGGCGCGCTGCAGAACGCCGTCGACCGGCTCGCGGACGGGGTCGGCGGCCCCGGCCCCGCCTCGTACGTCACCCTGAAGCGCCGCGGCTACCTCGACACCATGCGGATGTACGCGGGCTGCGCGACGAAGTCCACCACCCAGTGCCACCTGCCCGGCAAGACCCCCGGGCGGCAGCCCACCGGCATGCTCCAGCGGGAGACGTACGGGGCGCGCTCGGACTTCTTCGACCGTTCGCTGAGCGCCGCCGGCATCCGGGCGCTGCTCGACCAGGTCGAACGCTACGGGCGCCGCACCGGCGGCGGCGGAGCCGTCTCCGTGGCGCTCACCGCGCTCGGCGGAGCCGTCAACCGCGTCTCCCCGCAGGCCACGGCCTTCGTGCACCGGAACTCGCGCTTCCTGGCGCAGTACACCGCGTCCTGGCCCGCCGGCGGGTCCGGCAGCGTGCAGACGGCCTGGCTGGACGGCGCGCACGCGGCGATGCGGCGCTATGCCTCGGGCGCGGCGTACCAGAACTACACGGACGCGACCCTCAAGGACTGGCGCTCCGCGTACTACGGACCGGCCGCCGACCGGCTGACCAGGCTGAAGAAGCGCTACGACCCGAACCGCCTCTTCGACTTCCCCCAGGCCCTGTGAAGCCGTGACGACGGGGAGGAACGCACAGTGACCGCGTCGTCACCCTGACGGCCTACCCGCGCCGGCTCCGCCCGTAGCGCGCTCATCGCGGCGTCCACCGCGGCGGATCCCGCGGGGCGCCGGCCGGCCGACCCGTTCGTCGGGGCGCTATGTCTGCATTGCGTAGATATTCTGAAGGGTGTGATCGAGTCTGGACGGCCGCGGCCCCGTCGGCGATACGGCCGGGGAATGCTCGTGCGGCTGTCGCCGGTCATCCTGACCGTCGTGATCGCCAGCCTGGCCTACTCCACCCCGCCGGAAATGGCCTTCAGCCGCCTCCTGCCCGCCGCGCCGGCCCTGGCCGCCGCCATGTGGCCGGTCCTGCCCACCGTGCTGCTCGGGACGGTCTGCCTCCTGCTGATGATCGGCCTCAGCCTCGTCTTCCCCGACCTGGGAACGTGGTGGACGGCCGCGGGGATCATCGCGGTCACCGTGGCCGCCGCGTACGGAAGCCACGTCCGGCTCCAGCGGGAGCGGACCCTCTTCCAGGTGCGGCTCGTCGCCGACGCGGCGCAGCAGGTGGTGCTGAGCCCCATGCCGCGCCGCTTCGGGAACGTCGAAATCGAATCGCTGTACCTCGCGGCCGCGGCGGAGGCCCGCATCGGCGGGGACTTCTACGAGGTGGTCGACACCCCGTACGGCGTCAGGCTGCTCATCGGTGACGTGCGGGGCAAGGGCCTGCCGGCCGTGGGGGCGGCCGCGGCGATCGTCAACGCCTTCCGGGAGGCTGCCTACGGGGAGAGAGACCTGGTCGACGTGGCGCGCAGGCTGGACGCCAGCAGCAGCCGCTACAACGCCGCCTTCTCCACGGACGGGCCGCTGGAGCGCTTCGCCACCGCCCTTCTCGTGCAGATCCCGCACGGGGGAGGGCGCAT
It contains:
- a CDS encoding FAD-binding oxidoreductase — encoded protein: MNRRTLLAAGTGFAAAAAWTVGNGQVNAAPGHGSTANAGRRAGTRGTASAAAGRAGAPTAADWTALGRGLQGRLIRPGDADYATARQLYNTRFDGLRPASVAYTANTTDVAECLAFARRHGTPVAIRNGGHSYAGWSSGNGRLVIDVSALKSIRTDSGSAVIGAGAKLIDVYTQLGAHGVTVPGGSCPTVGISGLTLGGGHGVVSRAYGLTSDSLTGARIVTADGRTLDVSKDREADLFWALRGAGNGNFGVVTELRFRTHKAADGVTAYMTWPWSKAAAVLRSWQEWGPRQPDEIWSALHLSAAPGRTPTISVACFSLGTYGALQNAVDRLADGVGGPGPASYVTLKRRGYLDTMRMYAGCATKSTTQCHLPGKTPGRQPTGMLQRETYGARSDFFDRSLSAAGIRALLDQVERYGRRTGGGGAVSVALTALGGAVNRVSPQATAFVHRNSRFLAQYTASWPAGGSGSVQTAWLDGAHAAMRRYASGAAYQNYTDATLKDWRSAYYGPAADRLTRLKKRYDPNRLFDFPQAL
- a CDS encoding PP2C family protein-serine/threonine phosphatase, which encodes MLVRLSPVILTVVIASLAYSTPPEMAFSRLLPAAPALAAAMWPVLPTVLLGTVCLLLMIGLSLVFPDLGTWWTAAGIIAVTVAAAYGSHVRLQRERTLFQVRLVADAAQQVVLSPMPRRFGNVEIESLYLAAAAEARIGGDFYEVVDTPYGVRLLIGDVRGKGLPAVGAAAAIVNAFREAAYGERDLVDVARRLDASSSRYNAAFSTDGPLERFATALLVQIPHGGGRIDILNCGHPPPMLVNRRQVRVIESAVPSPLLGLAELIGDHYNADTVDFAPGDLLLLYTDGIAEARARDGEFFPLAAWMRHQPQRPPRELLAALHRDLLRYSRGRLDDDIAALAVRLSEP
- a CDS encoding sugar transferase, whose translation is MQQRELVNPFPAARGRPANGKVDRPAMDWEQRYRRTVVTADAVATAVVVAAIGVFFGARDAANWHEKWGILAFGTELLVLGALAVGRAWAPAVLGQGAEEFRRLGRSLFTAAVVLALGGIALTSRNIKLWIFVAIPAITLVTMTERYLLRLWLHRQRKDGRCLRPVLAAGSLATVRDLITRTRKFPHLGWRVEAVCTPDGLGADGDHVDGVPVVGPLAAVANHVRRDGYRVVAVTPDPHWSPDRLQRLAWNLEGSDADMVVAPVLMEVAGPRLHVDAVLGIPLLRVSMPTFTGGPRAVKEVADRMGAALLLMLFAPLMVCVALLVLTDSRGGVFYCQRRVGKDGREFTIVKFRTMVAGADGTRAELADLNEGAGPLFKLRRDPRVTRVGSMLRRYSLDELPQLFNVLTGSMSLVGPRPPLPEESAAYGPDIRRRLLVKPGLTGLWQVSGRSDLPWEEAVRLDLRYVEDWSLALDTVILWKTLRAVLQGQGAY
- a CDS encoding glycoside hydrolase domain-containing protein; this encodes MAKHRLSRKGRYIALATTSVVVVAGAGIAAQTSVAATAWPAQRTYTGRAFDACTAPSLTAMTAWKRDAYYGGVAVYIGGRNRGCAQPNLTKPWVKSVDALGWRVIPLYVGAQPPCQQSGSKERFTTANAASVGVSNANDALSKAAALGIVPGSPVYLNMEAYDISDKACNDATLTYVRAFSRTLRAKTYRAGLYGFSSSSAKAIATAKDRTDLPGNLWYALWNGRETTTGDWPWDPKLYTGHSRGHQYKANSKETRGGHTINVDRNAWDAPVAIIG